The Malus domestica chromosome 10, GDT2T_hap1 genome contains a region encoding:
- the LOC114827489 gene encoding uncharacterized protein, protein MVGSGSSEVRTPIFSGENYEFWRIKMMTIFKSHGLWRLVEKGVTILESKKKKAEGSSEGEEDDEKMVAAYMQDAKALGIIQNAVSDQIFPRIANGDSAKMRTFGESLSNERLVQKVLISLSKPYDSICLVIENTKCLEYVELQEVVAILKSQEQRFDLHNVDTTEKAFASFSVSPKGQNRSGVQSGSSKFQKNWNAKGKKWDSKSRFQQKPFTSPAPNPYQSQSMSQETVKPQCRVCSKYHFGECRYKGKPKCYNCDKFGHWAREYTVGKIVQKANSANQVEVSGNLFYANSAISEKISMGIGMLTVVVVTT, encoded by the exons ATGGTTGGATCTGGAAGTTCTGAGGTGAGAACTCCGATCTTCTccggtgagaactacgagttctgGAGGATTAAGATGATGACGATTTTCAAATCTCATGGGTTATGGAGATTGGTTGAAAAAGGGGTTACGATCTTAgagtcaaagaagaagaaggctgaAGGAAGCTCAGAGGGAGAAGAAGACGATGAGAAAATGGTCGCAGCATATATGCAAGATGCAAAGGCTCTAGGTATTATACAAAATGCGGTTTCTGATCAGATTTTTCCTAGGATTGCCAATGGCGACTCAGCTAAG ATGAGAACATTTGGTGAATCCCTTTCTAATGAGAGACTTGTGCAGAAGGTTCTGATTAGTCTAAGTAAACCTTATGATTCCATCTGTTTAGTTATAGAAAACACAAAGTGTCTAGAGTATGTTGAGTTGCAAGAAGTGGTTGCAATTTTGAAGAGTCAAGAGCAACGATTTGACTTGCATAATGTTGATACCACTGAGAAGGCTTTTGCATCATTCTCAGTAAGTCCAAAGGGGCAAAATAGAAGTGGAGTTCAATCTGGCTCATCAAAATTCCAGAAGAATTGGAATGCTAAGGGAAAGAAATGGGATTCGAAATCTCGATTCCAACAGAAACCTTTCACTAGTCCTGCACCAAATCCATATCAGTCACAGTCAATGAGTCAAGAGACTGTCAAACCACAGTGTAGAGTGTGTTCTAAGTATCATTTTGGTGAATGTCGATATAAGGGTAAGCCTAAGTGTTATAATTGTGATAAGTTTGGTCATTGGGCTAGAGAATACACTGTAGGGAAGATTGTGCAAAAGGCAAACTCTGCAAATCAGGTGGAAGTGTCAGGAAATTTGTTTTATGCTAATAGTGCAATCTCGGAAAAAATATCAATGGGAATTGGTATGTTGACAGTGGTTGTAGTAACCACATGA
- the LOC103446689 gene encoding 2-oxoglutarate-dependent dioxygenase DAO-like: MGDGEGCTTVPLIDLNQFPDAQAYKKLREASETWGCFRLVNHKIPLSLMAEMKAVVRCLLDLPMEMKMQNKDVIAGSGYVAPSKANPLYEALGLYDLGSSQAVHSFCSQLDASSDQREVIEKYAQAVYEQCVDIGRKLAESYGLVDSDFLKGWPCQFRINKYNYTPESVGSSGVQLHTDSGFLTILQDDENVGGLEVMDKSAAFVAVDPYPGTLLINFGDVAQAWSNGRLCNVKHRVQCREATTRVSIATFLLGPKEEAVEALPEFVDSEHPRLYVPFSYEDYRKLRLSTKMRAGEALELLRSPS; encoded by the exons ATGGGAGATGGTGAGGGCTGCACGACCGTCCCACTGATTGATCTGAACCAGTTTCCAGATGCACAAGCGTACAAGAAACTGAGGGAAGCATCTGAGACATGGGGTTGCTTCAGACTTGTCAACCATAAGATCCCATTGAGTCTGATGGCAGAGATGAAGGCTGTGGTCAGATGTTTGCTTGACCTGCCCATGGAGATGAAGATGCAGAACAAAGATGTCATTGCTGGCAGTGGCTACGTGGCACCCAGCAAAGCCAACCCTCTCTATGAGGCTTTGGGTCTGTATGACTTGGGATCATCTCAGGCGGTGCATAGCTTTTGCTCTCAGTTGGATGCTTCTTCCGACCAGAG AGAGGTGATAGAGAAGTATGCTCAAGCAGTGTATGAGCAGTGTGTTGATATAGGGCGCAAGTTGGCAGAGAGTTATGGACTGGTTGATAGCGATTTTCTCAAGGGCTGGCCCTGCCAGTTTAGGATAAACAAGTACAACTACACCCCTGAATCAGTGGGCTCTTCTGGTGTACAACTACACACAGATTCAGGATTTCTAACCATTCTTCAAGACGATGAAAACGTTGGTGGTCTAGAAGTGATGGACAAGTCTGCTGCTTTTGTAGCAGTTGATCCTTACCCAGGCACTCTCCTTATCAATTTTGGGGATGTTGCTCAG GCATGGAGCAATGGGAGGTTGTGCAATGTGAAGCATAGAGTACAATGCAGGGAGGCAACTACTCGAGTTTCGATCGCTACATTTCTCTTGGGACCCAAGGAAGAAGCAGTTGAAGCTCTTCCGGAATTTGTGGATTCAGAGCACCCTCGACTCTATGTCCCTTTTTCTTATGAAGATTATAGAAAGCTCAGACTATCCACAAAAATGAGAGCTGGTGAAGCCCTTGAACTCCTACGCAGTCCATCCTAA